The nucleotide window GCCTTGCCCGAGCGGTTCACGAGGACGGCCCCCTCGCCCCGGAGCGCCTCGGAGATGAGGAACCGTTCGGCGTCGGGGTGGTAGAGCGTCGTCGGGTGGAACTGGACGTACTCGAGGTTCAGGACGGCCGCGCCCGCGCGGGCGGCCATCGCGAGGCCGTCGCCGATGGCGTGCCGCGTGTTCGTCGTGTGGAGGAAGAGGCGGCCGACGCCCCCCGTGGCCAGGACCGTGAAGTCGGCGAGGACGGTGTGGACGGAGCCCGCCGCGTCGATGACGTAGGCGCCGAGGCACGGGTCCTGGAGGGCGTAGCGCTGCTGGACGTCGGTCGAGTGGTGGCGCGCGGTGATCAGGTCGATCGCCGTCGCCCCGGTCCAGATCTTCACGTTCCGCTCGGCCCTCACGCGGGCGAGGAGGGCGGCCTCGATCGCCCTTCCGGTCGCGTCGGCCGAGTGGACGATCCGCGCGACGGAGTGCGCCCCCTCGCGCGTGAAGTCGAGGTCCCCCTCGCGCGTCCGCGTGAAGGGGACGCCGGCGTCCCCGATCAGGATCTCCTCGACGACCCGGGGGCCTTCCTGCGCGAGGAAGCGGACCGCCTCCGCGTTGCAGAGGCCGGCGCCGGCGGCGAGGACGTCCTTCACGAGGGAGCCGGGGGAGTCGCGCTTGCCGAAGTAGATGATGCCGCCCTGCGCGTAGGCCGTGTTGCAGTCGCCGGGGTCGTCGGCCTTCGTCACGAGGAGGACGCGGATTCCCCTCTTGGCGAGAGCGAGAGCGGTGGTCAGGCCGGCGATACCGGTCCCGATGACGAGCGCCGGGATGCGGATCCGCCCGGCGGCGGGGCTCACTTCCGGCTCCGCCGGGCCGCGGCGATCTTCACGTCGAGCGCGATGTCGACGGCCCGTACGGAATGCGTCAGGGCGCCCACCGAGACGAAGTCGACGCCGGCGAGGGCCGACTTCCGCGCCTTCTCCACGGTCATGCCGCCCGAGGCCTCGGTCGTCACGGAAGCGCCGGTCGCCTCGTTCCAGAGCGCGACGTCGGCGACGGCCTTCTTCATCTCCACGACCGTCATGTTGTCGAGGAGGATGCGTTCGGCTCCCGCCTCGAGCGCCTGGTGGACCTCGTCGCGCGTCCGCGCCTCGGCCTCGAGGAGGCAGCGCTTCAGGGAGCGGTTCATCGCCCGGAAGTCGGTCGCGCGCCGCGTCGCGTCCCACAGGCTGCCGCAGCCGTCGGCGTGGTTGTCCTTCACGAGGAAGGCGTCGGAGAGTCCCATCCGGTGGTTCGTGCCGCCGCCGCACCGCACCGCGTACTTCTCGAAGGCGCGCAGGCCGGGCGTCGTCTTGCGCGTGTCGAGGAGGTGCGCGGTCGTCCCCTCGAGAGCGTCGACGTAGGCCCGCGTCGCCGTCGCGATGCCGGTCAGCCGCTGGACGAGGTTCAGCGCGGTCCGTTCGGCCGCCAGGACCGTCACCGCCGGCCCTTCGACCCTGGCGAGGACGGTTCCCGGTCCGACCCGGACACCGTCCTCGACGAGGACTTCCACGGAAGCAGGGGGGTGGGGAAAGGCGAAGACGCGCGGGAGGAACGCGGCGCCGGCGACGACGGCCGCCTCGCGGCAGACCATGTCGCCCGCCACGCGGGCCTTGGGCCCGAAGACGGCCAGGGTGGTGATGTCCTCTCCGTCTTCCGCGAACGCGCGCGCCAGGAGGTCGTCCAGAGCTTCGACGAGGCGTCGATCGATCTTCACGAGAAGAGCATTCTAGACGGGCGGGCGGCTGCGCGTCGGACGCCCCTCCGATAGGATGCCCCGACGATGGAGGAATCGAAGATGGCCGGACCCGTGATCCCCGACAGATACCGCGAAGCGATGGGCGACGACGACCCGTATCTGGCGATGTTCGAGGCGCCGCAGAAGCTCCGGAAGCTCCTGAAGGGCCTCACCGAGAAGCAGCTCTCCCGCCGGCCGGCGCCGGGGAAGTGGTCGATCAAGGAGATCGTCGCGCACCTGGCCGACGGCGAGGTCATCCTCGGTTCCCGCTACCGCTTCATCGCGGCGCACGACAAGCCCGCGATCGCCGGCTACGACCAGGACCTCTTCGTCGAGATGCTCGGCGTCGAGAACGCGACGACGGAAGACCTCCTCGACGACTTCGAGATGGCGCGCATGGTGAATGTCGGGCTTCTCACGCGCCTTCCCGACGAGGCGTTCGGCCGCGTCGGAGTCCACTCCGAGCGGGGCGAAGAGACGATCGACACGATCGTCATGCTCTACGCCGGGCACGACCGCGTGCACCTCACCCAGGTCGAGACGATCCGGACCGGGCTCTTCCCGCCGAAGAAGGCGGGCGCGAAGAAGAAGGGTTCGAAGACGGCCGCGAAGGTCCCGGCACGCAAGGCCGCCGCGAGACCGGCGCCGAAGGCGGCGAAGGGCTCCGGGAAGGCCGCGAAGGCCCCGGCGAAGAAGAACCCGAAGAACCCGAAGAAGAGGTAGCCGGACGGGTCAGGCCGGGCCGCGCGTGAGGCGGGCCGCGAGGCCCGCCAGCGGTGCCGTCGCCGGGACGACGAGGCGCGTGGCGAAACCGCCGAGGAAGACCGGCCGGAAGAGGCGGGAGAAGAAGTAGACGCGGCCCGTGAGGGCCCGCCACCGCCGGGCCCACTCCGGGGCGAGTGCGGCGGTCGCGAGCCGCCCGGCGGCGTGCTCCGAAAGGAGCGCGCCGGCCGCCTCGCCCGTCCGGAGGGCGAGCGCCATCCCCGAGCCGGTGTACGGGTCGACGACGCCCGCCGCGTCGCCGGCCAGCAGGACGTCGCCCCACGTGGCTTCGCGTGAGCCGAGGTGGACCGGCTCGCTCACGAGCGCGGGGCCCGGCTCGGGGGCGAGGCCGGCGAGGTCGGCCGCCAGGGCCGGGCTCTCGGCACCGAGGCGCGCGAGGAGCCGGTCGAGGTCGTGGTGCGCTTCCTGCGCGACGGCGGGCGTCGCGAGGGCGCCGAGGCTCACGCGCCCCTCCTCGACGAGCGAGAGGCCGAGATAGCCGCCGCGGAAGACGTGGAGGACGACGTGGTCGTCGAAGCGCGCTCCGCCCTCGCCGGCGAGGAACTTCTTGAATCCGAAGAGCGTCGCGGGGGCCCCGAAGAACGGGCGACCGAGGCGGCCGTCGAGAGGCGAGTAGCGTCCCCAGGCGCCGAGGACGGTCCGGGCCTCGAGTGTTCTCACCGGGGTCTTCACCGTGAAGCCTGCGGCGAGGCTCCCTTCGACCGACGTCGCGGCCTCGCCGGTGTGAAGGGTGGCGCCGGCCTGCCGCGCGCCGTCGAGGACGAGCGCGTCGAGCCGCTCGCGGCTGAGGGAGAGTGCCGGGCCGGGGAGGCGGCCGCGGACACGGAGCCCGTCGGGGCGGACGAGGGCGAAGCGCCGGATCGTCGCGGCGCCGGCGGCGCGGACGGCCCCGTCGAGGCCGAGCCGCGCGAGCGTGGAAACGCCGTCGGGCGAGAGGAGCTCGCCGCAGGTCTTCGGCCGGGGGAACGTCGCCTTGTCGACGACGGCAACGCGGGCACCGGAGCGCGCCAGGACGAGGGCCGAGGCGCTCCCGGCGAGGCTCGCGCCGACGACGATCGTGTCGAGCCGCTCGACGCTCACGTCCGCCTCCAGAGCAAGCCCTGGACGAACGGGCCGGCGGGCTTCACGAGCGTGCCCGGAAGGGCCCGGGCGGCGATGGCGCGCAGCTCGGGGATGGTCCAGGCCTGCAGGACCGACGCGCGCCCGTCCAGCCCCGTGATCGGGCTCCGGTAGGCCAGCCGGGAAAGGACCGCGTTGATCGCGAGCGGGATGCGGTGGCGCGTCAGGTCGAGCGCGACGACGGCGACGCGCGCGACGCGGGCCGACTCCGAGAGCAGCGCGGCGACGGCCGCAGCGTCGAGATGATGGAGGAAGAGCGTCGACGAGACGACGTCGACCGAGCGGTCGGCCAGGGGGAGCCGCAGGGCGTCCGCCGTCAGGCTCCTTCCCCTGGGGGAGAGGCGCGTGTGAAGGAGCTGCCGGTCGAGGTCGAGCGTCACGAGGTCCCGTCCCCGGCGGGACAGCTCCCCCGAGAGCGCACGCCCCACGTGCCCGCTTCCGGCGCCGAGGTCGAGAAGGACCGGGCGCGGCGACGGCACGGACAGGAGGAGCGGGACGAGGTGGCGGCGCACGATCGCCCGGCCTCCGAGGGCGCGGTGGATCCACTCGATGTCGGCGAGGCTCTCCTCGGCGGTGTCCGTTGCCACGCTTCCGTCGAGGATCTCGTCGGAGGGGGTGCGCGGCGGGACGAGGAGGCTCATGGCGCGTCAGGCTCCGCGGGCGCGCGCCGTCCTCACGACGAGGGCGGTGTTCTTCGAGCCGAAGGCGATCCCGTTCACGAGGGCCACGTCCACGTCGGCGGGGCGCGCGCGCCCCGGAACGTAGTCGAGGCCGCACTCGGGGTCGGGCGTCTCGAGGTTCGCCGTCGGCGGGAGGAACCCCGCGTTCAGGGAGAGGAGGGTGGCCGCGAGCCCGGCGGCGCCGGAGGCCCCCTGCGGGTGTCCGATCTGGCTCTTCACGCTGCTGCCGGGGGTCCCGTCCGCGTGCGCGCCGAGGGCGATCCGCGTGGCGCGGGTCTCGATCCGGTCGTTCAGCTCGGTTCCGGTGCCGTGGTACTGGACGTAGCCGACGTCGGCGGGGGTGATCCCGGCATCCTCGAGCGCCTCGGTCATCGCGCGGGCCGGCTCCTCTCCCGACTCGTCGAGCCTCACGCGGTGGTAGGCGTCGCAGGTCGCGGCGTAGCCCAGGACCTCACCGAGGATGCGGATCCCGCGCGCGCGGGCCCGCTCCATTTCCTCGAGGACGAAGAACCAGGCTCCCTCGCCGAGGACGAAGCCGTCCCGGCCGGCGTCGAAGGGGCGGCTCGCCGTCTCGGGGGCGTCCTGCCGCGACGATGCGAGGATCTGCATCAGGCCGAAGCCGGTCATGATGCCGGAGGTGATCACGGCGTCCGCGCCCCCCGCGAGGACGAGGTCCCGTTCGCCGTACCGGATCGACTTCACGGCGTAGCCGATCGCGTCGGCCGAGGAAGTGCAGCCCGTGGAGACGACGTGCGACGGGCCCTTGAGGCCGAAGCGCATGGAGATCTCCGAGGAGAGGGTGCCGATGGTGCCGGTCGGGATCGCGTAGACCGAGGCCTTCTTCAGCTCGCCCCGATAGTAGTGACCGTACATCTTCTCGAAGAACTCGACCGGCCCACCTCCCGAGCCGAGGAGGACGGAGACCCGGCGTCGCTCCTCGAGCGAAAGCCGTTCCGCGTCGATCCCGGCGGATGCGAGCGCCTCGCCGGCCGCGGCGATCGCCATCGGGACGACGCGAGCGACGTGGCGGGCGTCCTTGGCCGGGATGTGGTCGGCGGGGTCGAAACCCCTCGCCTCGCCGGCGATCTTCACCGGGAGCATTCCAGGGTCGAAGAGGGAGATGCGGCCGACGCCGGAACGTCCTTCCCGAAGGCCCTCGAGGTAGGCCTCCGAGCCGGTGCCGAGGGGCGTCACGCAGCCGAGGCCGGTGATCGCGACGCGCCGTCTCATGCGGCCGGAATCGCAGGTTTCCGAGGGAGAATCATGGGCTGGGATCGTAGCAGCCGGGTCCCGTCCGGATTTCCGTACAATGGACGCGGTGTCGGACAGCCGCTTCGAGTTCCGCGGCGACCTCTCGAAAACCCCGCTTCCCGAGGTCCTCCAGACGGTGCATCACTACCGTGTGCCCGGCGTGCTGCTCGTGCGCCGGGGCGAGCTGGAGAAAAAGATCTACCTCTGGAACGGCGACGTCATCTTCGCCACCTCGAGCGACCGGGAGGAGTCCCTCGGCAACGTGCTGCTCCGGTCCGGCGCGCTCACGCGCGAACAGTTCGACGAATCGGTGAAGCGGCTCGTCGAAGCGCGCGCCGCCGAGGAGACCCGCCGGCACGGGGCGGTCCTCGTCGACATGGGCCTCCTGACGCAGGAGGCGCTCACCGCCTCCGTCATGCGACAGGTCCGCGACATCCTCTACTCGGTGTTCGACTGGGAGGAGGGGTCCGTGAGCTTCACGGTCGGGCGTTTCCGCACCGACGAGATCGTCCAGCTCGACATCCCGACGCGGGCGGCCATCGTCGCCGGCGTGAAGGCGGTCCGCGATGCGCGGCGCCTCATCGCCCTCCTCGGTCCGTCCTGGACGGTGTTCGACCCGTGCTACGCCCCCGCGGAGATTGGCGACGTGGCGCTGGAGGCGGCCGAGATCCGGCTTCTCCAGCACGTCGACGGCACGAAGACGCTGCGCGAGCTCGTCGGCCTCGGTCCGTCCGACGCGAGCCACAACGCGAAGCTGCTGTACGCGTTTTTCGTCCTCAAGCTGATCAGCCGGCGCGACGTGACGAGCCGGACATCCGTGAAGAAGATCCAGTGGAGCACGAGCGGTGGCGGCTACGCCCCGCCGTCATAGAAGGAAGGTCGAGCCCTCAATGCCTCTCTACGAATTCCGGTGCGAGTCGTGCGGACACGAAACGGAGACGATCCTCCTTTTCTCGGACCCCCTCCCGACGATCTGCGAGACCTGCGGTGGCCCGCTGAAGAAGCTCCTGTCGGCACCGGCGGTACAGTTCAAGGGGTCGGGTTTCTACCTGACCGACTACGGGCGGTCCGGCAGCGCGGCGAATACCGGCTCGAAGGACAAGGACGCGGCGGGCGCCGCGGCGGAGGCGAAATCCTCCGGCGACGGAAAGTCCCCCGGCGAGGGGAAGTCCTCAGGCGACGGGAAGTCGTCAGGCGACGGGAAGTCCTCGAGCGAAGGCAAGCCTTCCGGCGAGAGCAAGTCTTCAGGCGAATCGAAGACCGGGACGGGCGGCGCCCCGGCCGGTTCGGGGGGCGATGCGAAGTCGGGGGGCTGACGCGATCGCGGCGCTCCTCGCCGCCGCGCTGGTCGCCGCCGCCTGCCCGCTGCTCGCCGCCGGGGAGACCCAGGTCCCTTCTCCGGGAGGGGTGTGGCTCCGCTACCCGCTTCCGGGCGCCGAGGTGAAGTCGCTCGTGGCCGAGCCGCGCGCCCCGGGCGTCTTCTACGCGGGAACCGCCCTCGGGGGCGTCTACCGGTCGGCCGACGGCGGCCGGACATGGAGCTCGCCGCCGGGAGGGGCGCCCTTCCCGGGCTACTCCGTCACCGCGCTCGTCCCCGACCCCCAGCGTGTGGGGACGCTCTGGGCCGGGCTGACCGGTGTCGTCCGGGGCGGCCTCCTCGTCCGGTCCGACGACGGGGCGCGCTCGTGGGCCGTCGTGAGGCGATGGGAAAGCCGCGCGGAGGCGAGGGCCGTCGCCGTCGCGCTCCTGAAGGGCCGGAAAGTCGTCGCCGTCGCAGGCGACACCGGGCTCGAGGTCTCGGAGGACGGCGGGTTCACGTGGCGTATTTCCCAGCCACCTCTCGACCCGGGAAGCGGCCTCGCCTTCCTCGCCTTCCATCCGCTCAAGCAGGGCGTTCTCTACACGGGCTCCTACCGTCATCCCTTCCGGTCGACGGACCTCGGCCGGTCGTGGAAGCGGATCGCCGGTGGGATGATCGAGGACACCCAGGTCTTCCACCTCGACTTCTCTCCCACCGACCCGGACGACGTCTGGGCGGCGACCTGCGGCTGGGTCTACCGGACCACCGACGGCGCCGGAACCTGGAAGCGTTACAAGGACGGCCTTTCCGATCGCCGGACGCACGTCGTGGTGCGCGACCCGCGCAACCCCTCGCGGGTTCTCGCGGGCACCACCGGGGGACTCTTCGAGAGTCCGGACGAGGGGCGAAGCTTCCGCCGCATCTCCCGCGCGACGACGGTCGTCAACGCGCTCCTCTTCGACCCCTCGAATCCGGCCGTTCTCCTCGTGGCGACGGAGGCGGAAGGGGTCATGAGAAGCGAGGACGGCGGCGTGACCCTGTTCGAGTCGAACACGGGTCTCTCCGAGGCGCGCGTCCCGGCCGTGGCGGTCACCGCTTCCGGCGTTGTGGTCGTCGCCCGCGCCGCGGACGGGGGGAGCGGAGGTCTCTGGGCGCTCGATCCGGCGACGGGTCAGACGGAGCGCCTCGCTGCCGCGCCCGGCGCAACGGTCCGCGCGCTCCTTGCGAGCGGCGACCGGCTCCTCGCCGGAACCCCCGACGGTCTCTGGCTCGCGCGCGCGCCGGGCCATCCCTTCTCGCGAGTTCTCGACGTTGCCGTCCACGGCCTGGCTGCCGGTTCCGGCCGCCTCTTCGCGGCGACCGAAGCCGGCGCGTTCGAGTCGCGCGACGGAGGCGGGTCGTGGGCCCGCGTCGGCGCCCTGAAGGGGAGGGTCGACGCGGTCCTGTGGAGCCGCGCTCCCGGGAGCCGCGTCGAAGCGCTCGCCGTCCGTTCCGCTGGAAGGATCCTCTGGTGGAATGGACGGGATTTCGGCCTCGAAGCCCTGCGGGGGTCCTCCCGCCCGCTGACCGGAGGATTCGGCCGGCCGCGGGCCTCCGCCTATCGCCCTCCCGAACCGATTGGTGTCGAGATCGAGGCCGACAAGGGCCGGCTCCTCTACAGGACGGCGGACGGCGGTCCCGACGTGCTCATCGCGCTCCCGGAGCGGAGTCTCTTCGTGTCGGGCTGGGCGGGCGACCCGCGCCGCGCGGAGGGGCTCTATCTCGCCACGATCGGACGCGGTCTCTTCCGCTTCGTCCCGGCGCCCTCCGGCGGCACCGCCGGGGACGGGGCGCTCAGCGCTCCGGCACGCTGAGGAAGGAGAGTCGCGCCCCGGGGACGACCCCGTGGCGCTTCGCGTCCCCCGCGGTCAGCTCGACGACCGTGTCGGCAGGAGCGCGGGAAGGGTAGCTCGGGCAAGGATCGGCCGCGCACGGCGGCACGTTCTCGAGGACGTCGACGACCTGTCCGTCCTTCAGGGTGAAGACCATGTCGAGCGCGAAATGGCAGTTCTTCATCCAGAAGGCCTGGGGCCGCGGAGCGTCGAAAAGGAAGACCATTCCGGTCCCGGGGGCGAGCGACTCGCGGAACATCAGCCCCTGTGCGACCTGCTCCGGGGTCCGGGCGACCTCGAGGGCGAACACGGCGCCCGACGGCAGAACGACGCGCGGGCCGGCGGCGGGCGGCGTCTGCGAGGCCGACGGGGTCGCGCCCCGCCCTCCGGAGCAGGCCGCCAGCAGGAGCGCCGCCAGGACGGCGCCCCCCGACCTCTCACGCCTCGTCGAGCGCCGGACCGGGTTCGTCAAAGGGCTCCTCCTCCTCGTCGTGTCCGAGACCGTACTTCTTGGCGTAGTAGCGGAACGATCGCTCCGACATCCCGACGAGCTTCGCTGCGTCCTTCCTCACGCCGTTCGCCCTCTCGAGCGCCTGCTGCATCAGCCGCTTCCCGATCCACTCGAGGTACGCCTCGAGCCGGAAGCTCTCGATCGGGAGATCGAACGGGCTCTGGAACGACTCGACCGGGACCCCCGCGGGCCGCAGGAAGCTCTCGGGAAGGGAGGCGGTCGTGATGATGGTCCCCGGCTCGAGGGCCACCGTCCGCTCGATCAGGTTCTCGAGCTCGCGGACGTTTCCCGGCCACGGGTGCGCCTCCAGGACGCGCATCGCCTCGGCCGAGATCTTCTTCT belongs to Holophagales bacterium and includes:
- a CDS encoding DUF4388 domain-containing protein; its protein translation is MSDSRFEFRGDLSKTPLPEVLQTVHHYRVPGVLLVRRGELEKKIYLWNGDVIFATSSDREESLGNVLLRSGALTREQFDESVKRLVEARAAEETRRHGAVLVDMGLLTQEALTASVMRQVRDILYSVFDWEEGSVSFTVGRFRTDEIVQLDIPTRAAIVAGVKAVRDARRLIALLGPSWTVFDPCYAPAEIGDVALEAAEIRLLQHVDGTKTLRELVGLGPSDASHNAKLLYAFFVLKLISRRDVTSRTSVKKIQWSTSGGGYAPPS
- a CDS encoding DUF192 domain-containing protein; translated protein: MTNPVRRSTRRERSGGAVLAALLLAACSGGRGATPSASQTPPAAGPRVVLPSGAVFALEVARTPEQVAQGLMFRESLAPGTGMVFLFDAPRPQAFWMKNCHFALDMVFTLKDGQVVDVLENVPPCAADPCPSYPSRAPADTVVELTAGDAKRHGVVPGARLSFLSVPER
- a CDS encoding methyltransferase domain-containing protein, which codes for MSLLVPPRTPSDEILDGSVATDTAEESLADIEWIHRALGGRAIVRRHLVPLLLSVPSPRPVLLDLGAGSGHVGRALSGELSRRGRDLVTLDLDRQLLHTRLSPRGRSLTADALRLPLADRSVDVVSSTLFLHHLDAAAVAALLSESARVARVAVVALDLTRHRIPLAINAVLSRLAYRSPITGLDGRASVLQAWTIPELRAIAARALPGTLVKPAGPFVQGLLWRRT
- a CDS encoding beta-ketoacyl-[acyl-carrier-protein] synthase family protein yields the protein MRRRVAITGLGCVTPLGTGSEAYLEGLREGRSGVGRISLFDPGMLPVKIAGEARGFDPADHIPAKDARHVARVVPMAIAAAGEALASAGIDAERLSLEERRRVSVLLGSGGGPVEFFEKMYGHYYRGELKKASVYAIPTGTIGTLSSEISMRFGLKGPSHVVSTGCTSSADAIGYAVKSIRYGERDLVLAGGADAVITSGIMTGFGLMQILASSRQDAPETASRPFDAGRDGFVLGEGAWFFVLEEMERARARGIRILGEVLGYAATCDAYHRVRLDESGEEPARAMTEALEDAGITPADVGYVQYHGTGTELNDRIETRATRIALGAHADGTPGSSVKSQIGHPQGASGAAGLAATLLSLNAGFLPPTANLETPDPECGLDYVPGRARPADVDVALVNGIAFGSKNTALVVRTARARGA
- the nadC gene encoding carboxylating nicotinate-nucleotide diphosphorylase, producing the protein MDRRLVEALDDLLARAFAEDGEDITTLAVFGPKARVAGDMVCREAAVVAGAAFLPRVFAFPHPPASVEVLVEDGVRVGPGTVLARVEGPAVTVLAAERTALNLVQRLTGIATATRAYVDALEGTTAHLLDTRKTTPGLRAFEKYAVRCGGGTNHRMGLSDAFLVKDNHADGCGSLWDATRRATDFRAMNRSLKRCLLEAEARTRDEVHQALEAGAERILLDNMTVVEMKKAVADVALWNEATGASVTTEASGGMTVEKARKSALAGVDFVSVGALTHSVRAVDIALDVKIAAARRSRK
- a CDS encoding DinB family protein encodes the protein MEESKMAGPVIPDRYREAMGDDDPYLAMFEAPQKLRKLLKGLTEKQLSRRPAPGKWSIKEIVAHLADGEVILGSRYRFIAAHDKPAIAGYDQDLFVEMLGVENATTEDLLDDFEMARMVNVGLLTRLPDEAFGRVGVHSERGEETIDTIVMLYAGHDRVHLTQVETIRTGLFPPKKAGAKKKGSKTAAKVPARKAAARPAPKAAKGSGKAAKAPAKKNPKNPKKR
- the nadB gene encoding L-aspartate oxidase, translating into MSPAAGRIRIPALVIGTGIAGLTTALALAKRGIRVLLVTKADDPGDCNTAYAQGGIIYFGKRDSPGSLVKDVLAAGAGLCNAEAVRFLAQEGPRVVEEILIGDAGVPFTRTREGDLDFTREGAHSVARIVHSADATGRAIEAALLARVRAERNVKIWTGATAIDLITARHHSTDVQQRYALQDPCLGAYVIDAAGSVHTVLADFTVLATGGVGRLFLHTTNTRHAIGDGLAMAARAGAAVLNLEYVQFHPTTLYHPDAERFLISEALRGEGAVLVNRSGKAFMHRYDRERKDLAPRDVVTRAIVEEMTTRGEPCVYLDLAHHYEGKGKESIRDRFPTIAATCAKFGIDIASEPIPVVPAAHYYCGGVLADLEGRTTIRNLYAVGEVSCTGLHGANRLASTSLLEGLVWGAHAARSIADRIEKGPTFAPSMFKAIPDWRAPGDAQNEDPALIQQDWTTIRNTMWNYVGIVRTGERLGRAVADIRDLEKRLSRFYHETKISREIVDLIHGVHASSLIAQAALKNPVSRGCHYRRN
- a CDS encoding FAD-dependent monooxygenase; amino-acid sequence: MSVERLDTIVVGASLAGSASALVLARSGARVAVVDKATFPRPKTCGELLSPDGVSTLARLGLDGAVRAAGAATIRRFALVRPDGLRVRGRLPGPALSLSRERLDALVLDGARQAGATLHTGEAATSVEGSLAAGFTVKTPVRTLEARTVLGAWGRYSPLDGRLGRPFFGAPATLFGFKKFLAGEGGARFDDHVVLHVFRGGYLGLSLVEEGRVSLGALATPAVAQEAHHDLDRLLARLGAESPALAADLAGLAPEPGPALVSEPVHLGSREATWGDVLLAGDAAGVVDPYTGSGMALALRTGEAAGALLSEHAAGRLATAALAPEWARRWRALTGRVYFFSRLFRPVFLGGFATRLVVPATAPLAGLAARLTRGPA